One genomic segment of Centropristis striata isolate RG_2023a ecotype Rhode Island chromosome 11, C.striata_1.0, whole genome shotgun sequence includes these proteins:
- the LOC131980271 gene encoding collagen alpha-4(IV) chain-like: protein MGSSVFGVTLCPLRWILVLVVFLQQLNAGEIEGPCQGRDCSVCQCLPAKGARGAPGKPGQQGPRGQMGPWGREGSPGEKGRRGAEGSHGPEGPKGDRVLFSNKRCTTLHNTTQNKIPVSS from the exons ATGGGATCCTCAGTTTTTGGTGTGACTCTGTGCCCTCTTAG GTGGATCCTTGTCCTGGTCGTCTTTTTGCAGCAGCTCAATGCA GGGGAAATTGAGGGCCCTTGTCAAGGCAGAGACTGCTCTGTATGTCAGTGTCTTCCTGCCAAAGGTGCACGG GGTGCTCCAGGGAAGCCAGGCCAGCAAGGCCCAAGGGGACAGATGGGACCATGGGGACGTGAAGGGTCACCTGGAGAGAAAGGCAGGAGGGGAGCAGAGGGATCACATGGTCCAGAGGGGCCCAAAGGAGACCGT GTTCTCTTCTCCAACAAAAGATGTACAACACTGCACAACACCACTCAGAATAAAATTCCCgtatcatcttaa
- the LOC131980003 gene encoding collagen alpha-5(IV) chain-like, protein MGRLVFEVPLILFVVMLMGTEAKNCLCNGKSRCHCEGVKGSRGDKGFPGLLGPPGSEGHPGRDGHPGPSGPKGNTGPDGPAGPKGDPGSDGKEGFAGSHGLPGVPGLQGPPGPSGAHGCNGTDGEDGFPGIPGASGIDGYAGPPGLPGPKGESLVSLYAIPGPPGPPGRDGEPGNPGFPGEHGLPGDPGPRGSVGFLGRPGALGSKGQEGIGGFPGPRGPQGRTGPPGPPGQPGRIKEFLTGSLIIKGEKGDKGDGGEKGCKGQLGDPGYDISTKGQKGDKGPDGQEGKSGKDGDPGQSIRGRPGPRGEPGYPGAPGLSEKGDRGPPGPPGDILGPVTEPLKGYPGDPGFPGSPGLPGRPGVVGFPGPDGPPGQSSGVYVPGPRGLIGFPGPKGDPGEPGDIYPGLPGADGDDGDPGPHGDPGPPGPPEDRTNRITKGLPGPKGMRGPPGPFGYDGTYGMKGEKGEPCYDCIGSGILGPPGPRGPPGVPGYNQGPGAKGDSGFPGLDGLPGRPGPVGDMGFPGPPGQKGDSSSYRVPGTKGAEGDPGQPGRPGADGLPGYPGSGGRKGDKGPPGDSYPSTGAGGDRGFPGPPGPLGRPGPVGYPGPVGYGLSGLPGSPGDVGVPGLPGHHGIPGQKGEPSHIHAIGLPGPPGYKGQPGSHGRPGNPGQPGLPGTPGFQGQKGESGDVSFPGRPGIPGLKGDKGQPGLPGFPGRGFPGRPGSQGLPGPAGLKGDGGPGYPGPPGPPGSPGDDGTQGFIGEPGIPGLPGNPGLNGNPGFLGEKGSKGSVGPPGLPGNKDACKGGLPGPRGPQGPDGYPGLSGPNGSPGEKGDPGLPGFGRAGIRGEPGFIGPSVPGSLGLPGQKGIKGQNGVPGLPGLRGDPGPDGLPGYGPDGLPGLIGQPGQIGDQGPDGARGPPGPPGPPGMNGEPGSRGPPGLTPPNEFFGSQGDPGNPGHPGLNGAYGDTGNIGPKGQTGLHGAPGASGQRGPPGDPGVDGSVLLEGSRGPAGAPGDPGVRGPPGPKGSRGDEGIPGVPGPNGAPGPTGNKGVNGEPNYYGYGSPGPVGQKGEPGLTSTHVMKGQKGEPGYIGPPGLAGNRGAKGNPGPVGQNGSPGYQGPKGSDGPPGSKGLLGPNGPPGDPGWPGVNGYAGPKGNQGQDGIPGPPGQKGDTNIIGGVPGRRGDTGQQGPPGNPGPPGLSATGGPGPVGDSGFPGSPGAPGPKGLPGREGPCAPGPKGDRGRPGNPGSPGYRGLPGRPGPTVPGLKGDSGDPGPTGAPSYSGPQGDPGPQGPPGPRGGPGGSGPRGDSGPPGSHGPPGAKGDPGYIPGPPGPPGPKGFTGRPGFKGQPAFGKVIKEPGDPGLPGPSGNRGAPGSTGPSGPPGQPGQPGVKGQRGSSPDGQSGFTGRKGDKGRAGETGPDGGVGDPGKKGPPGLPGSGGPGYVDSFLIARHSQSTSVPDCPRGASPIYSGYSFLFINGNERAHGQDLGTTGSCLPRFSTMPFMFCDTESNCRYASRNDYSYWLSTDTPMPANMVSITGDQLASYISRCSVCEITSNVIAVHSQTTLIPQCPQGWESLWSGYSFVMQTGAGAEGSSQPLISPGSCLESFRQVPFIECHGRGTCNYYPDSYSYWLASLDSNSMFSKPVSQTVKGPSLQSIISRCRVCRKQPAVPPDERRGDN, encoded by the exons ATGGGAAGGCTGGTGTTTGAAGTTCCTCTGATCCTGTTTGTTGTGATGCTGATGGGCACTGAGGCCAAAAAT tgtttgtgcAATGGAAAATCAAGGTGCCACTGTGAAGGAGTAAAAGGCAGCAGG GGAGACAAAGGTTTTCCAGGACTTCTAGGTCCCCCAGGGTCAGAGGGCCATCCAGGAAGAGATGGTCATCCTGGGCCTTCGGGACCAAAG GGCAACACTGGGCCCGATGGACCTGCAGGACCAAAAGGCGATCCG GGATCTGATGGCAAAGAAGGATTTGCTGGGTCTCATGGTTTACCG GGTGTTCCAGGTTTACAGGGGCCTCCAGGACCCTCAGGGGCCCACGGCTGCAATGGAACAGAT gGAGAAGATGGATTCCCTGGTATTCCCGGGGCTTCTGGCATTGATGGTTATGCA GGTCCACCTGGCCTGCCTGGACCTAAG GGTGAATCATTGGTGTCACTATATGCAATACCAGGCCCACCAGGGCCACCTGGGAGGGACGGAGAGCCG GGAAATCCAGGTTTCCCTGGAGAGCATGGACTACCAGGGGACCCCGGACCACGGGGCTCTGTT GGGTTTCTTGGCCGCCCTGGTGCTCTAGGATCTAAG GGTCAAGAAGGCATAGGAGGGTTCCCAGGACCCCGTGGACCAcag GGGAGAACTGGGCCACCAGGACCACCAGGGCAACCAGGTCGGATCAAGGAGTTTTTGACAGGGAGTCTCATAATAAAG GGTGAAAAAGGAGACAAAGGAGATGGAGGGGAGAAAGGCTGCAAGGGTCAACTT GGAGACCCTGGGTATGACATTTCCACTAAAGGACAAAAGGGAGACAAAGGACCGGACGGTCAAGAA GGGAAGTCAGGGAAGGATGGTGATCCTGGACAATCAATACGG GGGCGGCCTGGCCCCAGAGGTGAACCAGGATATCCAGGGGCACCAGGATTG AGTGAAAAGGGAGATAGAGGCCCCCCTGGTCCACCTGGAGAT ATATTAGGGCCTGTGACTGAGCCACTCAAAGGATACCCTGGAGACCCTGGTTTCCCAGGCTCACCTGGGCTCCCTGGGCGTCCAG gTGTGGTAGGATTTCCAGGGCCTGATGGACCTCCAG GCCAATCTTCTGGGGTTTATGTGCCAGGCCCACGTGGTCTCATTGGCTTTCCAGGCCCCAAAGGGGACCCTGGGGAGCCTGGGGATATTTATCCGGGACTACCAGGTGCAGATGGGGATGATGGTGATCCTGGGCCTCATGGGGATCCAGGCCCACCTGGACCTCCTGAAGACAGAA CTAATAGGATTACCAAAGGTCTCCCAGGACCGAAGGGAATGAGGGGTCCACCTGGACCTTTTGGATATGATGGGACATATGGAATGAAAG gaGAGAAGGGGGAACCCTGTTATGACTGTATTGGATCAGGAATCCTAGGACCACCGGGTCCCCGTGGCCCACCTGGCGTCCCTG GGTATAACCAAGGACCAGGTGCTAAAGGTGATTCAGGCTTCCCTGGACTTGATGGTTTACCTGGAAGACCA GGTCCTGTTGGTGACATGGGATTTCCAGGCCCACCAGGACAAAAGGGAGACTCATCTTCCTACAGAGTTCCAGGGACAAAGGGAGCGGAAGGCGACCCAGGACAGCCTGGTAGGCCAGGTGCAGATGGTCTCCCTGGGTATCCTGGGTCAGGAGGTCGCAAAGGAGATAAAGGGCCTCCGGGGGATTCG TATCCCTCCACTGGTGCAGGGGGAGATCGTGGTTTCCCAGGTCCTCCAGGGCCTTTGGGCAGACCCGGACCAGTTGGCTACCCCGGGCCAGTGGGATATGGGCTGTCTGGACTTCCAGGAAGTCCAGGAGATGTTGGGGTACCTGGCCTGCCAGGGCATCATGGAATCCcag GCCAGAAAGGCGAACCTAGCCACATCCATGCAATAGGACTTCCTGGACCACCTGGATATAAAGGTCAACCTGGTTCACATGGAAGACCAG GTAATCCAGGACAACCAGGTCTCCCAGGAACACCAGGTTTTCAAGGACAGAAAGGAGAAAGCGGTGATGTGTCGTTTCCTGGAAGGCCAGGGATCCCAGGACTGAAAG GTGACAAGGGGCAGCCAGGCCTTCCAGGCTTTCCAGGCAGGGGCTTTCCTGGTCGACCAGGTTCACAAGGCCTTCCTGGTCCTGCAGGATTGAAG GGTGATGGTGGCCCTGGATATCCTGGTCCCCCAGGACCCCCGGGTTCTCCAGGAGACGATGGAACACAGGGGTTTATAGGAGAGCCTGGGATCCCTGGCCTACCTGGGAACCCAGGACTAAATGGCAATCCTGGTTTTCTAGGAGAAAAGG GAAGTAAAGGTTCTGTAGGGCCCCCAGGACTACCAGGTAATAAAGATGCATGTAAAGGTGGTTTGCCTGGACCAAGGGGACCACAAGGACCAGATGGTTATCCAGGACTATCAG GACCTAATGGCTCCCCCGGTGAGAAGGGGGACCCAGGTTTGCCAGGGTTTGGTCGTGCTGGCATCCGTGGTGAACCTGGTTTCATTGGGCCATCAGTGCCAGGTTCACTTGGGCTTCCTGGACAGAAAGGGATCAAGGGACAAAACGGTGTGCCTGGTCTACCAG GACTGAGAGGAGACCCTGGACCAGACGGGTTACCAGGATATGGACCAGATGGGTTGCCTGGACTTATAGGACAACCAGGCCAGATAG GTGACCAAGGCCCAGATGGAGCCAGAGGTCCCCCGGGTCCCCCGGGTCCACCAGGCATGAATGGCGAGCCAGGATCTAGGGGTCCCCCAGGCCTTACACCACCAAATGAATTTTTTGGGTCCCAAGGGGACCCTGGCAATCCAG GTCACCCTGGTCTAAATGGTGCCTATGGAGATACTGGAAATATTGGACCAAAAGGGCAAACAGGGTTACATGGAGCACCAGGGGCTTCTGGACAAAGAG GCCCTCCAGGTGATCCAGGTGTTGATGGATCAGTGCTCTTAGAAGGAAGTCGAGGACCTGCTGGCGCTCCAGGAGACCCAGGAGTCAGAGGACCTCCAG GCCCAAAGGGAAGTAGGGGAGATGAAGGAATCCCTGGAGTGCCAGGTCCAAATGGAGCACCAGGTCCAACTGGAAACAAAGGAGTTAATGGAGAGCCAAATTACTATGGATATGGATCACCTGGACCAGTAGGACAAAAG GGTGAACCAGGATTAACCAGTACTCATGTAATGAAGGGCCAGAAAGGTGAACCTGGTTATATTGGACCTCCTGGTTTAGCAGGAAACCGTGGAGCCAAGGGAAACCCCGGACCTGTTGGACAAAATG GTTCACCAGGATATCAAGGGCCTAAAGGTTCAGATGGGCCACCAGGAAGCAAAGGACTGCTAGGACCCAATGGACCACCAG GTGACCCAGGTTGGCCAGGTGTAAATGGTTATGCTGGTCCTAAAGGCAACCAGGGACAGGATGGGATCCCTGGACCACCAGGGCAGAAAGGAGACACTA ACATAATAGGAGGGGTACCTGGTAGGCGGGGTGACACAGGTCAACAAG GTCCCCCCGGGAACCCTGGTCCTCCTGGCTTATCTGCTACGGGGGGTCCTGGACCAGTAGGAGACAGTGGATTCCCAGGTTCACCTGGAGCCCCGGGTCCAAAAGGACTACCAGGAAGAGAAGGGCCTTGTGCTCCTGGGCCAAAAGGAGACCGTGGCCGTCCTGGCAATCCTGGTAGCCCAG GCTATCGCGGTTTACCTGGTCGTCCAGGTCCGACAGTACCTGGGTTAAAAGGAGACAGCGGGGACCCAGGTCCTACAGGAGCCCCAAGCTATAGTGGACCCCAAGGAGATCCAGGCCCTCAAGGACCACCT GGTCCAAGAGGAGGGCCTGGAGGCTCGGGACCAAGAGGTGATTCTGGTCCTCCTGGAAGCCATGGGCCCCCTG GTGCAAAGGGAGATCCTGGATACATCCCAGGCCCTCCTGGTCCACCTGGGCCGAAAGGCTTTACTGGACGACCTG GGTTCAAAGGTCAACCAGCATTTGGCAAGGTGATAAAAGAACCAGGAGACCCTGGCTTACCTGGTCCCTCTGGTAATCGAGGAGCCCCAGGAAGCACTGGACCATCAGGACCACCAGGCCAACCAG GTCAGCCAGGCGTCAAGGGACAGCGTGGTTCCAGCCCAGACGGCCAGTCTGGATTTACTGGCCGCAAAGGAGACAAAGGAAGAGCTGGAGAGACAG GTCCAGATGGTGGTGTTGGAGACCCAGGCAAAAAGGGTCCTCCAGGGTTGCCAGGCAGTGGTGGTCCAGGTTATGTTGACAGTTTCTTGATAGCGAGACACAGTCAGAGCACCAGTGTCCCTGACTGCCCTCGTGGCGCCAGCCCCATTTACTCTGGTTATTCCTTCCTCTTCATCAACGGAAATGAGAGAGCTCATGGCCAGGACCTCG GCACCACGGGAAGCTGTCTCCCTCGTTTCTCCACCATGCCTTTCATGTTCTGTGACACAGAATCAAACTGCCGTTATGCTTCTCGTAACGACTACTCCTACTGGTTGTCCACTGACACTCCAATGCCCGCCAACATGGTCTCCATTACAGGGGATCAACTGGCCTCCTACATCAGCAG GTGCTCAGTCTGTGAAATCACCTCCAATGTCATAGCCGTCCACAGCCAGACAACTCTGATACCTCAATGTCCCCAAGGCTGGGAGTCACTATGGTCTGGATACTCATTTGTCATG CAAACAGGTGCTGGAGCAGAGGGCTCCTCCCAGCCCCTGATTTCTCCTGGCTCATGTCTGGAAAGTTTCCGCCAAGTGCCCTTCATCGAGTGTCACGGCAGGGGAACGTGTAACTACTACCCTGATTCCTACAGCTACTGGCTGGCTTCCCTAGACTCCAACAGCATGTTCAG TAAACCTGTTTCTCAGACAGTGAAGGGACCTTCTCTACAAAGTATCATCAGCCGTTGTCGAGTCTGCAGGAAGCAACCTGCAGTCCCGCCAGATGAAAGACGTGGGGACAATtga